The following proteins are co-located in the Pan troglodytes isolate AG18354 chromosome 5, NHGRI_mPanTro3-v2.0_pri, whole genome shotgun sequence genome:
- the LOC471979 gene encoding HLA class II histocompatibility antigen, DO alpha chain isoform X3 yields the protein MALRAGLILGFHTLMTLLSPQEAGATKADHMGSYGPAFYQSYGASGQFTHEFDGEQLFSVDLKKSEAVWRLPEFGDFARFDPQGGLAGIAAIKAHLDILVERSNRSRAINVPPRVTVLPKSRVELGQPNILICIVDNIFPPVINITWLRNGQTVTEGVAQTSFYSQPDHLFRKFHYLPFVPSAEDVYDCQVEHWGLDAPLLRHWELQVPIPPPDAMETLVCALGLAIGLVGFLVGTVLIIMGTYVSSVPR from the exons ATGGCCCTCAGAGCAGGGCTGATCCTGGGGTTCCACACCCTGATGACCCTCCTGAGCCCGCAGGAGGCAGGGGCCACCAAGG CTGACCACATGGGCTCCTACGGACCCGCCTTCTACCAGTCTTACGGCGCCTCGGGCCAGTTCACCCATGAATTTGATGGGGAACAGCTGTTCTCTGTGGACCTGAAGAAAAGCGAGGCCGTGTGGCGTCTGCCTGAGTTTGGCGACTTTGCCCGCTTTGACCCGCAGGGCGGGCTGGCCGGCATCGCCGCAATCAAAGCCCATCTGGACATCCTGGTGGAGCGCTCCAACCGCAGCAGAGCCATCAACG TGCCTCCACGGGTGACCGTGCTCCCCAAGTCTCGGGTGGAGCTGGGCCAGCCCAACATCCTCATCTGCATCGTGGACAACATCTTCCCCCCTGTGATCAATATCACCTGGCTGCGCAATGGCCAAACTGTCACTGAGGGAGTGGCCCAGACCAGCTTCTATTCCCAGCCTGACCATTTGTTCCGCAAGTTCCACTACCTGCCCTTCGTGCCCTCAGCCGAGGACGTCTATGACTGCCAGGTGGAGCACTGGGGCCTGGATGCACCACTCCTCAGGCATTGGG aGCTCCAGGTGCCTATTCCACCACCAGATGCCATGGAGACCCTGGTCtgtgccctgggcctggccaTCGGCCTGGTAGGCTTCCTCGTGGGCACCGTCCTCATCATCATGGGCACATATGTGTCCAGTGTCCCCAG GTAA
- the LOC471979 gene encoding HLA class II histocompatibility antigen, DO alpha chain isoform X5, producing the protein MGSYGPAFYQSYGASGQFTHEFDGEQLFSVDLKKSEAVWRLPEFGDFARFDPQGGLAGIAAIKAHLDILVERSNRSRAINVPPRVTVLPKSRVELGQPNILICIVDNIFPPVINITWLRNGQTVTEGVAQTSFYSQPDHLFRKFHYLPFVPSAEDVYDCQVEHWGLDAPLLRHWELQVPIPPPDAMETLVCALGLAIGLVGFLVGTVLIIMGTYVSSVPR; encoded by the exons ATGGGCTCCTACGGACCCGCCTTCTACCAGTCTTACGGCGCCTCGGGCCAGTTCACCCATGAATTTGATGGGGAACAGCTGTTCTCTGTGGACCTGAAGAAAAGCGAGGCCGTGTGGCGTCTGCCTGAGTTTGGCGACTTTGCCCGCTTTGACCCGCAGGGCGGGCTGGCCGGCATCGCCGCAATCAAAGCCCATCTGGACATCCTGGTGGAGCGCTCCAACCGCAGCAGAGCCATCAACG TGCCTCCACGGGTGACCGTGCTCCCCAAGTCTCGGGTGGAGCTGGGCCAGCCCAACATCCTCATCTGCATCGTGGACAACATCTTCCCCCCTGTGATCAATATCACCTGGCTGCGCAATGGCCAAACTGTCACTGAGGGAGTGGCCCAGACCAGCTTCTATTCCCAGCCTGACCATTTGTTCCGCAAGTTCCACTACCTGCCCTTCGTGCCCTCAGCCGAGGACGTCTATGACTGCCAGGTGGAGCACTGGGGCCTGGATGCACCACTCCTCAGGCATTGGG aGCTCCAGGTGCCTATTCCACCACCAGATGCCATGGAGACCCTGGTCtgtgccctgggcctggccaTCGGCCTGGTAGGCTTCCTCGTGGGCACCGTCCTCATCATCATGGGCACATATGTGTCCAGTGTCCCCAG GTAA
- the LOC471979 gene encoding HLA class II histocompatibility antigen, DO alpha chain isoform X1, protein MALRAGLILGFHTLMTLLSPQEAGATKDASKHPDFSTTPGLECARSSPVLLQYLCPCRASPVSEQDSVPTQNPGRGPGSGTQQSHIVDETDTFFSLSLTLNSPNTADHMGSYGPAFYQSYGASGQFTHEFDGEQLFSVDLKKSEAVWRLPEFGDFARFDPQGGLAGIAAIKAHLDILVERSNRSRAINVPPRVTVLPKSRVELGQPNILICIVDNIFPPVINITWLRNGQTVTEGVAQTSFYSQPDHLFRKFHYLPFVPSAEDVYDCQVEHWGLDAPLLRHWELQVPIPPPDAMETLVCALGLAIGLVGFLVGTVLIIMGTYVSSVPR, encoded by the exons ATGGCCCTCAGAGCAGGGCTGATCCTGGGGTTCCACACCCTGATGACCCTCCTGAGCCCGCAGGAGGCAGGGGCCACCAAGG ATGCCAGCAAGCACCCTGATTTCTCTACCACCCCTGGCCTGGAATGTGCCCGATCAAGTCCAGTTCTGTTGCAGTATTTATGCCCATGCCG gGCCAGCCCAGTGTCAGAACAGGACTCTGTCCCCACACAGAACCCAGGACGGGGCCCAGGCTCAGGGACTCAACAATCACATATTGTGGATGAGAcagacacatttttttctctctccttgacCCTGAACTCGCCAAACACAGCTGACCACATGGGCTCCTACGGACCCGCCTTCTACCAGTCTTACGGCGCCTCGGGCCAGTTCACCCATGAATTTGATGGGGAACAGCTGTTCTCTGTGGACCTGAAGAAAAGCGAGGCCGTGTGGCGTCTGCCTGAGTTTGGCGACTTTGCCCGCTTTGACCCGCAGGGCGGGCTGGCCGGCATCGCCGCAATCAAAGCCCATCTGGACATCCTGGTGGAGCGCTCCAACCGCAGCAGAGCCATCAACG TGCCTCCACGGGTGACCGTGCTCCCCAAGTCTCGGGTGGAGCTGGGCCAGCCCAACATCCTCATCTGCATCGTGGACAACATCTTCCCCCCTGTGATCAATATCACCTGGCTGCGCAATGGCCAAACTGTCACTGAGGGAGTGGCCCAGACCAGCTTCTATTCCCAGCCTGACCATTTGTTCCGCAAGTTCCACTACCTGCCCTTCGTGCCCTCAGCCGAGGACGTCTATGACTGCCAGGTGGAGCACTGGGGCCTGGATGCACCACTCCTCAGGCATTGGG aGCTCCAGGTGCCTATTCCACCACCAGATGCCATGGAGACCCTGGTCtgtgccctgggcctggccaTCGGCCTGGTAGGCTTCCTCGTGGGCACCGTCCTCATCATCATGGGCACATATGTGTCCAGTGTCCCCAG GTAA
- the LOC471979 gene encoding HLA class II histocompatibility antigen, DO alpha chain isoform X4 → MGSYGPAFYQSYGASGQFTHEFDGEQLFSVDLKKSEAVWRLPEFGDFARFDPQGGLAGIAAIKAHLDILVERSNRSRAINVPPRVTVLPKSRVELGQPNILICIVDNIFPPVINITWLRNGQTVTEGVAQTSFYSQPDHLFRKFHYLPFVPSAEDVYDCQVEHWGLDAPLLRHWELQVPIPPPDAMETLVCALGLAIGLVMILLREMTCGRHPAYPHGFVTAPACSVPFKCIPLC, encoded by the exons ATGGGCTCCTACGGACCCGCCTTCTACCAGTCTTACGGCGCCTCGGGCCAGTTCACCCATGAATTTGATGGGGAACAGCTGTTCTCTGTGGACCTGAAGAAAAGCGAGGCCGTGTGGCGTCTGCCTGAGTTTGGCGACTTTGCCCGCTTTGACCCGCAGGGCGGGCTGGCCGGCATCGCCGCAATCAAAGCCCATCTGGACATCCTGGTGGAGCGCTCCAACCGCAGCAGAGCCATCAACG TGCCTCCACGGGTGACCGTGCTCCCCAAGTCTCGGGTGGAGCTGGGCCAGCCCAACATCCTCATCTGCATCGTGGACAACATCTTCCCCCCTGTGATCAATATCACCTGGCTGCGCAATGGCCAAACTGTCACTGAGGGAGTGGCCCAGACCAGCTTCTATTCCCAGCCTGACCATTTGTTCCGCAAGTTCCACTACCTGCCCTTCGTGCCCTCAGCCGAGGACGTCTATGACTGCCAGGTGGAGCACTGGGGCCTGGATGCACCACTCCTCAGGCATTGGG aGCTCCAGGTGCCTATTCCACCACCAGATGCCATGGAGACCCTGGTCtgtgccctgggcctggccaTCGGCCTG GTAATGATCCTTCTGAGAGAAATGACTTGTGGGAGACACCCTGCATATCCTCATGGGTTTGTGACAGCCCCTGCATGCTCAGTGCCTTTTAAGTGCATCCCGCTGTGCTGA
- the LOC471979 gene encoding HLA class II histocompatibility antigen, DO alpha chain isoform X2: protein MALRAGLILGFHTLMTLLSPQEAGATKADHMGSYGPAFYQSYGASGQFTHEFDGEQLFSVDLKKSEAVWRLPEFGDFARFDPQGGLAGIAAIKAHLDILVERSNRSRAINVPPRVTVLPKSRVELGQPNILICIVDNIFPPVINITWLRNGQTVTEGVAQTSFYSQPDHLFRKFHYLPFVPSAEDVYDCQVEHWGLDAPLLRHWELQVPIPPPDAMETLVCALGLAIGLVMILLREMTCGRHPAYPHGFVTAPACSVPFKCIPLC, encoded by the exons ATGGCCCTCAGAGCAGGGCTGATCCTGGGGTTCCACACCCTGATGACCCTCCTGAGCCCGCAGGAGGCAGGGGCCACCAAGG CTGACCACATGGGCTCCTACGGACCCGCCTTCTACCAGTCTTACGGCGCCTCGGGCCAGTTCACCCATGAATTTGATGGGGAACAGCTGTTCTCTGTGGACCTGAAGAAAAGCGAGGCCGTGTGGCGTCTGCCTGAGTTTGGCGACTTTGCCCGCTTTGACCCGCAGGGCGGGCTGGCCGGCATCGCCGCAATCAAAGCCCATCTGGACATCCTGGTGGAGCGCTCCAACCGCAGCAGAGCCATCAACG TGCCTCCACGGGTGACCGTGCTCCCCAAGTCTCGGGTGGAGCTGGGCCAGCCCAACATCCTCATCTGCATCGTGGACAACATCTTCCCCCCTGTGATCAATATCACCTGGCTGCGCAATGGCCAAACTGTCACTGAGGGAGTGGCCCAGACCAGCTTCTATTCCCAGCCTGACCATTTGTTCCGCAAGTTCCACTACCTGCCCTTCGTGCCCTCAGCCGAGGACGTCTATGACTGCCAGGTGGAGCACTGGGGCCTGGATGCACCACTCCTCAGGCATTGGG aGCTCCAGGTGCCTATTCCACCACCAGATGCCATGGAGACCCTGGTCtgtgccctgggcctggccaTCGGCCTG GTAATGATCCTTCTGAGAGAAATGACTTGTGGGAGACACCCTGCATATCCTCATGGGTTTGTGACAGCCCCTGCATGCTCAGTGCCTTTTAAGTGCATCCCGCTGTGCTGA